In Streptomyces chartreusis, the following proteins share a genomic window:
- a CDS encoding GlxA family transcriptional regulator: protein MSSEPEHRTPSDFRPHRVVVLALDGLLPFELGIPHRIFGRPKDARGRHLYEVVTCSIRPPGTVRTDADFAIQVEHGPEALATADTVIIPASYELGPVFEEGVLTDELAAAFARIRPGTRLASICTGVYVLAAAGLLDGRPATTHWADAERFQRLFPRIEVDADVLFIDDGDVLTSAGVAAGIDLCLHMVRRDHGTAIATEVARRTVVPPHRDGGQAQYIHRPVPDPQQSSTTTARAWALGRLHEPIQLRDMADQESMSVRTFTRRFREEVGSSPGQWLTQQRVERARHLLESTDLSVDQVADAAGFGTAQSMRQHLQTALGVTPTSYRRTFRAAGKADRQVTGRT from the coding sequence ATGAGCAGTGAGCCGGAGCACCGTACGCCGTCGGATTTCCGCCCGCACCGCGTGGTCGTCCTCGCGCTGGACGGACTGCTCCCCTTCGAGCTGGGCATCCCGCACCGCATCTTCGGCCGCCCCAAGGACGCCCGCGGGCGGCACCTGTACGAGGTCGTGACCTGCTCGATCCGGCCGCCGGGCACCGTGCGGACCGACGCCGACTTCGCCATCCAGGTCGAGCACGGCCCCGAGGCGCTGGCCACCGCCGACACCGTGATCATCCCGGCGTCGTACGAGCTCGGCCCCGTCTTCGAGGAGGGCGTGCTGACCGACGAGCTCGCCGCCGCGTTCGCCCGCATCCGTCCCGGCACCCGGCTCGCCTCCATCTGCACCGGCGTGTACGTCCTCGCCGCGGCCGGCCTGCTCGACGGGCGCCCGGCGACCACCCACTGGGCCGACGCCGAGCGCTTCCAGCGGCTGTTCCCGCGCATCGAGGTCGACGCGGACGTGCTCTTCATCGACGACGGCGACGTGCTGACGTCGGCCGGGGTCGCGGCCGGGATCGACCTGTGCCTGCACATGGTGCGCCGCGACCACGGCACGGCGATCGCCACCGAGGTGGCCCGCCGCACGGTCGTACCGCCCCATCGCGACGGCGGCCAGGCGCAGTACATCCACCGCCCGGTCCCCGACCCGCAGCAGTCGTCCACGACCACGGCCCGCGCCTGGGCCCTGGGGCGGCTCCACGAGCCCATCCAGCTGCGGGACATGGCCGACCAGGAGTCCATGTCGGTGCGCACCTTCACCCGCCGTTTCCGCGAGGAGGTCGGCAGCAGCCCCGGCCAGTGGCTCACCCAGCAGCGCGTGGAACGCGCCCGGCACCTCCTGGAGTCCACCGACCTCTCGGTCGACCAGGTCGCGGACGCCGCGGGCTTCGGTACGGCCCAGTCGATGCGGCAGCACCTACAGACGGCACTCGGGGTCACGCCCACCAGCTATCGGCGCACCTTCCGCGCCGCCGGCAAGGCCGACCGCCAGGTCACCGGGCGCACCTGA
- a CDS encoding MFS transporter: MTQTTPATAANAATSPTRPRRPRIHRAWFVAAVAFVTILGAAAFRSLPGLLIDPLNEQLGWSRGTIGAAVSINLALYGLTAPFAAALMDRFGIRRVVAAALTLIAVGSGLTYWVTAAWQLLLCWGLLVGLGTGSMALAFAATVTNRWFTERRGLVTGILTAASASGQLIFLPVLALMVDAGNWRPAAVTVALAALTVVPFVWLLLRDHPADVGLAPYGSQEFVPKPPPAQGAARRAVTVLFSAARTGPFWLLAGTFAICGASTNGLIQTHFVPAAHDHGMPVTAAASLLAVIGVFDVVGTIFSGWLTDRFEPRRLLAVYYALRGISLLFLPMLLAPSVHPPMLFFIVFYGLDWVATVPPTVALCREQYGEDSAIVFGWVLASHQVGAALVAFVGGVARDVFGTYDMVWYASGALCAAAALMALVIRRKPVAVGMAA; encoded by the coding sequence GTGACGCAGACAACCCCCGCCACCGCCGCCAACGCGGCCACGTCCCCGACGAGGCCGCGTCGTCCCCGTATCCACCGCGCCTGGTTCGTCGCCGCCGTCGCCTTCGTGACGATCCTCGGCGCGGCCGCCTTCCGCTCCCTGCCGGGACTGCTCATCGACCCGCTGAACGAGCAGTTGGGCTGGTCACGCGGCACGATCGGGGCTGCCGTCTCCATCAACCTGGCCCTGTACGGCCTGACCGCCCCCTTCGCCGCCGCACTGATGGACCGTTTCGGCATCCGGAGGGTCGTCGCGGCCGCCCTGACCCTGATCGCGGTCGGCTCGGGACTGACGTACTGGGTGACGGCGGCCTGGCAGTTGCTGCTGTGCTGGGGCCTGCTGGTGGGACTCGGCACCGGTTCGATGGCGCTGGCCTTCGCCGCCACGGTCACCAACCGCTGGTTCACCGAGCGGCGCGGCCTGGTCACCGGCATCCTCACCGCCGCCTCGGCCTCCGGCCAGCTGATCTTCCTGCCGGTGCTGGCCCTGATGGTCGACGCGGGCAACTGGCGCCCGGCCGCCGTCACGGTCGCCCTCGCCGCCCTCACGGTCGTCCCCTTCGTCTGGCTGCTGCTGCGCGACCACCCCGCCGACGTGGGCCTTGCGCCGTACGGCTCGCAGGAGTTCGTGCCGAAGCCGCCGCCCGCGCAGGGCGCCGCCCGCCGGGCCGTCACGGTCCTCTTCTCGGCCGCCCGCACCGGCCCCTTCTGGCTGCTGGCCGGCACGTTCGCGATCTGCGGCGCCTCCACCAACGGCCTCATCCAGACCCACTTCGTGCCCGCCGCCCACGACCACGGCATGCCCGTCACGGCCGCCGCCTCGCTGCTCGCGGTCATCGGCGTCTTCGATGTCGTCGGCACGATCTTCTCCGGCTGGCTCACCGACCGCTTCGAACCGCGCCGCCTGCTCGCGGTCTACTACGCCCTGCGCGGCATCTCCCTGCTCTTCCTGCCGATGCTGCTCGCGCCGAGCGTCCACCCGCCGATGCTGTTCTTCATCGTCTTCTACGGCCTCGACTGGGTCGCCACGGTCCCGCCGACCGTCGCCCTGTGCCGTGAGCAGTACGGCGAGGACAGCGCGATCGTCTTCGGCTGGGTCCTCGCCTCCCACCAGGTGGGCGCCGCACTGGTCGCCTTCGTCGGCGGCGTCGCGCGGGACGTCTTCGGCACGTACGACATGGTCTGGTACGCGTCCGGGGCGCTGTGCGCGGCGGCGGCACTGATGGCGCTGGTGATCAGGCGGAAGCCGGTGGCGGTGGGGATGGCGGCTTAG
- a CDS encoding flavin reductase family protein: MGHAGMAAAAVRYLRSADAPPVQALPRPALRCVGEDERAPIPQDEFRRVLGSFATGVVVVTAPAGTEAPHAPAGFACQSFSSLSLDPPLVAFMVGRTSATWPRIARAGVFCVNVLSAGQGGLCRAFAVSGADKFAGVTYDAAPVSGSPRLADTLAWIDCTIHAVHTGGDHLIVVGRVDALGVSDGDEPPLLFHKGRFL, translated from the coding sequence ATGGGACACGCAGGGATGGCGGCCGCCGCCGTCCGCTATCTGAGGTCGGCCGACGCACCGCCCGTGCAGGCGCTGCCGCGCCCGGCGTTGCGCTGTGTCGGCGAGGACGAACGCGCGCCGATCCCGCAGGACGAGTTCCGGCGGGTGCTCGGCAGCTTCGCGACCGGCGTGGTCGTCGTGACGGCCCCGGCCGGCACCGAGGCCCCGCACGCTCCCGCGGGCTTCGCCTGCCAGTCCTTCTCGTCGCTCTCCCTCGACCCGCCGCTGGTCGCCTTCATGGTCGGCCGTACGTCGGCGACATGGCCGCGCATCGCCCGCGCGGGCGTGTTCTGCGTTAACGTGCTGAGCGCCGGCCAGGGCGGGCTGTGCCGCGCCTTCGCGGTGAGCGGGGCGGACAAGTTCGCCGGGGTGACCTACGACGCCGCCCCCGTGTCCGGCTCCCCCCGCCTCGCGGACACGCTCGCGTGGATCGACTGCACGATCCACGCGGTGCACACGGGCGGCGACCACCTCATCGTCGTAGGACGGGTGGACGCCCTCGGGGTGAGCGACGGGGACGAACCACCGCTGCTGTTCCACAAGGGGCGGTTCCTTTAG
- a CDS encoding enoyl-CoA hydratase/isomerase family protein — translation MPDSPRASVNSVDSLVHHATDSQVCRITLNRPDALNAITPGQRDRIIELLAGASADPDVRAVVLTGTGRGFCAGADLRGTPAGTERVAGDVARTIRLGAQRLIAAVLDCEKPVIAAVNGTAAGIGAHLAFACDLVLAAESARFIEVFVRRGLVPDGGGAYLLPRLAGTHRAKELMFFGDALTAADAERLGLVNRVVPDGELDKTAREWADRLAAGPTRALALTKQLVNASLESDRVSAFAAEAAAQEINMTTRDAREGVASFVERRSPEFKGR, via the coding sequence ATGCCCGATTCCCCCCGTGCGTCCGTAAATTCCGTCGATTCGTTGGTACACCACGCCACTGACAGTCAGGTCTGCCGCATCACCCTCAACCGGCCCGACGCCCTCAACGCCATCACCCCCGGCCAGCGCGACCGCATCATCGAGCTGCTCGCCGGCGCCTCCGCGGACCCGGACGTGCGGGCGGTGGTGCTGACGGGCACGGGCCGCGGCTTCTGCGCGGGCGCCGACCTGCGCGGGACGCCGGCCGGCACGGAGCGGGTCGCCGGTGACGTCGCCCGTACGATCCGGCTCGGCGCCCAGCGGCTGATCGCGGCCGTGCTGGACTGCGAGAAGCCGGTGATCGCCGCCGTCAACGGCACCGCGGCCGGCATCGGCGCGCATCTGGCGTTCGCCTGCGACCTCGTACTGGCCGCGGAGTCCGCACGGTTCATCGAGGTGTTCGTACGGCGCGGCCTCGTCCCCGACGGCGGCGGCGCCTACCTCCTCCCGCGCCTGGCCGGCACCCACCGCGCCAAGGAACTGATGTTCTTCGGCGACGCGCTCACCGCCGCGGACGCGGAGCGGCTGGGCCTGGTCAACCGGGTCGTCCCGGACGGGGAGCTGGACAAGACGGCCCGCGAGTGGGCGGACCGCCTCGCCGCCGGCCCGACCCGCGCGCTCGCCCTCACCAAGCAGCTCGTCAACGCCTCCCTGGAATCCGACCGCGTCTCGGCCTTCGCCGCGGAGGCGGCCGCACAGGAGATCAACATGACGACGCGGGACGCACGGGAGGGCGTGGCGAGCTTCGTGGAGCGCAGGAGCCCCGAGTTCAAGGGACGTTGA
- a CDS encoding acetate--CoA ligase family protein, with the protein MLGSTHGTLTTDSRRARVIACGEQPGPAVHGRPAEVDDLDVSGRPLYCDVPELDRLFRPESVAVIGASDAEGRPNTGVTRQLIAWSERVGARLHPVHPSRTSVFGIPCSAAVADLPEQVDLAVLLVADPLPVIEELAETKVKFAVVFASGFAETGEEGAAAQDRLTAAVERSGMRLLGPNTNLNAFERFRDDLDGPAIALITQSGHQGRPVFALQELGIRLSHWAPTGNEADLECADFISYFAERPEVGAIAAYVEGLKDGRAFLLAADRAARRGVPVVAVKVGRTETGARTAASHTGKLTGADAVVDAAMRQYGVIRVDGLDELQDTAALLARARPPRADGVVVYSISGGTGAHFADLATEAGLRLPALSEAKQAELHQWIPEYLSVANPVDNGGHPVGDWRGRKIIDAILDDPAVGVLICPITGPFPPLSDRLVQDLVDAAERTDKLVCVVWGSPVGTEPAYREVLLGSSRVATFRTVANCITAVRAYLDHHRFVSGYRSPFDEAARTPSPSCRKAQALMRPGQQLSEHAAKQLLRAYGIRVPREQLVTSAAAAVRAAGLVGYPVVMKASGARIAHKTELGLVKIGLTSASQVRDAYRELTDIARYEDVSLDGVLVCQMVERGVEMVVGATHDELFGPTVTVGLGGVLVEVLNDTAVRVPPFGEEQARDMCAELRGRALFDGVRGRPPADLDALVEVVLRVQRMALELGDELAELDINPLMVLPRGQGAVALDALVVCR; encoded by the coding sequence ATGCTTGGATCAACCCACGGCACCCTCACCACCGACTCCCGCCGGGCCCGGGTCATCGCCTGTGGCGAGCAACCCGGGCCCGCCGTCCACGGCCGGCCCGCCGAGGTCGACGATCTCGACGTCAGCGGCCGTCCCCTGTACTGCGACGTGCCCGAACTGGACCGTCTCTTCCGGCCCGAGTCGGTCGCCGTGATCGGCGCCTCCGACGCCGAGGGCCGGCCGAACACCGGTGTCACCCGCCAGCTGATCGCCTGGTCCGAGCGGGTCGGCGCCCGGCTCCACCCGGTGCACCCGAGCCGTACGTCCGTCTTCGGCATCCCGTGCTCCGCTGCCGTCGCCGACCTGCCCGAGCAGGTCGATCTCGCCGTGCTGCTGGTCGCCGACCCCCTGCCGGTGATCGAGGAACTGGCCGAGACCAAGGTGAAGTTCGCCGTCGTCTTCGCCTCCGGGTTCGCCGAGACCGGCGAGGAGGGCGCCGCGGCGCAGGACCGGCTCACCGCCGCCGTCGAGCGGTCCGGGATGCGGCTCCTCGGCCCCAACACCAACCTCAACGCCTTCGAGCGGTTCCGCGACGACCTCGACGGTCCCGCGATCGCCCTCATCACCCAGTCCGGCCACCAGGGCCGTCCCGTCTTCGCCCTCCAGGAGCTCGGCATCCGCCTGTCCCACTGGGCGCCGACCGGCAACGAGGCCGACCTGGAGTGCGCCGACTTCATCTCCTACTTCGCCGAGCGGCCCGAGGTCGGCGCCATCGCCGCCTATGTCGAGGGCCTCAAGGACGGCCGCGCCTTCCTGCTGGCCGCCGACCGCGCCGCCCGCCGCGGTGTGCCGGTCGTCGCGGTCAAGGTGGGCCGCACCGAGACCGGCGCCCGCACGGCCGCCTCGCACACCGGCAAGCTGACCGGCGCGGACGCGGTGGTGGACGCGGCGATGCGGCAGTACGGCGTGATCCGCGTCGACGGCCTCGACGAACTCCAGGACACCGCCGCCCTGTTGGCCCGCGCCAGGCCGCCCCGCGCCGACGGCGTCGTCGTCTACTCCATCTCCGGCGGCACGGGCGCGCACTTCGCCGACCTGGCGACCGAGGCGGGACTGCGGCTGCCGGCGCTGTCGGAGGCCAAGCAGGCCGAGCTGCACCAGTGGATACCCGAGTACCTGAGCGTGGCCAACCCCGTCGACAACGGCGGCCACCCAGTGGGCGACTGGCGCGGCCGGAAGATCATCGACGCCATCCTCGACGACCCCGCAGTGGGGGTGCTGATCTGCCCGATCACCGGGCCCTTCCCGCCCCTCAGCGACCGGCTCGTCCAGGACCTGGTGGACGCCGCCGAACGCACGGACAAGCTGGTCTGCGTGGTGTGGGGATCGCCGGTCGGCACCGAGCCCGCCTACCGCGAGGTCCTGCTCGGCTCCTCGCGCGTGGCGACCTTCCGCACGGTGGCGAACTGCATCACCGCCGTGCGCGCCTACCTCGACCACCACCGCTTCGTCAGCGGCTACCGCTCCCCCTTCGACGAGGCCGCGCGCACCCCCTCGCCGTCCTGCCGCAAGGCGCAGGCACTGATGCGCCCGGGACAGCAGCTGAGCGAGCACGCGGCGAAGCAGCTGCTGCGGGCGTACGGGATCCGGGTTCCGCGCGAGCAGTTGGTGACCAGCGCGGCGGCTGCCGTACGGGCTGCGGGGCTGGTCGGCTACCCCGTGGTGATGAAGGCGTCCGGCGCGCGGATCGCCCACAAGACCGAGCTCGGCCTGGTCAAGATCGGGCTGACCTCCGCAAGCCAGGTCCGCGACGCCTACCGCGAACTGACCGACATCGCTCGCTACGAGGACGTCTCCCTGGACGGCGTCCTGGTCTGCCAGATGGTCGAGCGGGGCGTCGAGATGGTCGTGGGCGCCACGCACGACGAGCTGTTCGGGCCGACCGTGACGGTCGGGCTGGGCGGGGTGCTGGTAGAGGTGCTGAACGACACGGCCGTACGCGTGCCGCCCTTCGGGGAGGAGCAGGCCCGCGACATGTGTGCCGAGCTGCGCGGGCGGGCCCTCTTCGACGGGGTCAGGGGGCGGCCCCCGGCGGATCTCGACGCGCTCGTGGAAGTCGTCCTGCGGGTGCAGCGCATGGCACTGGAACTCGGGGACGAGCTCGCGGAGCTCGACATCAACCCGCTGATGGTGCTGCCCAGGGGCCAGGGCGCGGTGGCGCTGGACGCGCTGGTGGTGTGCCGCTGA
- a CDS encoding flavin monoamine oxidase family protein produces MARERQLSRRSLLGGAAATAGAAALTAAGPASAAGAHRQADVAIVGAGLAGLTAARDLVAAGRSVVVLEARDRVGGRVLGLNLAGGGVTEGGGEFIGPTQDRIRALADSLGVQTFTTYNTGNNLLYKDGRRTPYATDGILGSVPPIDAAGLANAAIVQAKLDDLAKQIPVDAPWTAAKADEWDRQTFETWLRANAVIPSAKFLFDVACTSIFSAEPSELSFLFVLFYIAAAGNSANPGTLERLTETAGGAQELRFVGGSQLVPIKLAATLGDRVVLGAPVRTIARSGASYVVTADGITVTAGKVVVAVPPPIAARITYDPLLPAARDQLTQRLPMASVGKAIAIYDTPFWRADGLNGQVVSDTGVISSTFDNSPPDASFGALMGFIEADEARKLDAASEAEVRAAVLKDYTTYFGAKAASPTSFVLQRWNNEAYTRGGPVSIAAPGVLTRYGPALREPVGGIHWAGTETSTYWMGFMDGAVRSGERVAKEVLAVL; encoded by the coding sequence GTGGCACGCGAAAGACAACTCTCCCGCCGCTCCCTGCTGGGCGGCGCCGCCGCCACCGCCGGCGCCGCGGCCCTCACCGCCGCCGGCCCGGCCTCGGCCGCCGGGGCGCATCGCCAGGCCGACGTCGCGATCGTCGGCGCCGGCCTCGCCGGACTCACCGCCGCCCGCGACCTGGTGGCCGCCGGCAGGTCCGTCGTCGTCCTGGAGGCGCGCGACCGGGTCGGCGGCCGGGTGCTGGGCCTGAACCTGGCGGGCGGCGGCGTCACCGAGGGCGGCGGCGAGTTCATCGGCCCCACCCAGGACCGCATCCGGGCCCTCGCCGACTCTCTAGGCGTACAGACCTTCACCACCTACAACACGGGGAACAACCTCCTCTACAAGGACGGCAGGAGGACCCCGTACGCCACCGACGGCATCCTCGGCTCCGTCCCGCCCATCGACGCGGCCGGGCTCGCCAACGCCGCGATCGTGCAGGCCAAGCTCGACGACCTGGCCAAGCAGATCCCGGTCGACGCGCCCTGGACCGCCGCGAAGGCCGACGAATGGGACCGGCAGACCTTCGAAACGTGGCTGCGCGCCAACGCCGTGATCCCGTCCGCCAAGTTCCTCTTCGACGTGGCCTGCACGTCGATCTTCTCGGCCGAACCCAGCGAACTCTCCTTCCTGTTCGTGCTCTTCTACATCGCCGCCGCCGGCAACTCCGCCAACCCCGGCACCCTGGAACGCCTCACCGAGACCGCGGGCGGCGCCCAGGAACTGCGCTTCGTCGGCGGCTCCCAGCTGGTGCCGATCAAGCTCGCCGCCACGCTCGGCGACCGGGTGGTGCTCGGCGCCCCGGTGCGCACGATCGCCAGGTCCGGCGCCAGTTACGTCGTGACGGCCGACGGCATCACGGTCACCGCGGGGAAGGTCGTCGTGGCCGTGCCCCCGCCCATCGCCGCCCGCATCACCTACGACCCCCTCCTGCCGGCCGCCCGCGACCAGCTCACCCAGCGACTGCCGATGGCCTCGGTGGGCAAGGCCATCGCCATCTACGACACCCCCTTCTGGCGTGCCGACGGCCTCAACGGCCAGGTCGTCAGCGACACCGGCGTGATCAGCTCCACCTTCGACAACTCCCCGCCCGACGCCTCCTTCGGCGCCCTGATGGGCTTCATCGAGGCCGACGAGGCCCGCAAGCTGGACGCGGCGAGCGAGGCCGAGGTGCGGGCGGCGGTGCTGAAGGACTACACGACGTACTTCGGCGCGAAAGCGGCCTCCCCCACCTCCTTCGTCCTGCAACGCTGGAACAACGAGGCCTACACCCGCGGCGGCCCCGTCTCCATCGCCGCACCCGGCGTCCTGACCCGGTACGGCCCCGCCCTGCGCGAGCCGGTCGGCGGCATCCACTGGGCCGGGACGGAGACCTCCACGTACTGGATGGGCTTCATGGACGGGGCGGTGCGGTCGGGCGAGCGGGTGGCGAAGGAGGTGCTGGCGGTGCTGTGA
- a CDS encoding flavin-containing monooxygenase, producing MADTPRHVPPPDSPAAERPATEPPVTDRPVYVIGGGPGGLSVAHALRARGLRAVVLEKSDRVGASWRRHYDRLRLHTTRRLSALPGLPMPRRFGRWVTRDDVVRYLEKYAEHHDLEIVTGVEVSRVEPAPDGSGWLLRATGGRELTGAAVVVATGHNHTPRIPHWPGRDTYTGEFLHAGEYRNPAPYTGRDVLVVGIGNTGAEIAVDLVEGGASRVRLAVRTVPHIVRRSTAGWAAQFTSILVRRLPVRLVDRLARPMAKLSVPDLAEQGLPRPDSGLYSRVREGAIPVLDVGLIDAVRKGRIEIVAAVDGFEGEKVVLADGTRVSPDVVVAATGYVRALEDLVGHLGVLDEHGRPVVRGRRTPADAPGLYFTGFTNPISGNLREMAIDAQKIAKAIAGDRDDRRRASRLPVT from the coding sequence ATGGCCGACACCCCCCGACACGTCCCACCCCCGGACAGTCCCGCAGCTGAGCGCCCCGCCACGGAGCCCCCCGTCACCGACCGCCCCGTCTATGTCATAGGCGGCGGACCCGGCGGACTCTCCGTCGCACACGCCCTGCGCGCCCGGGGACTGCGTGCCGTCGTGCTGGAGAAGTCGGACCGGGTCGGGGCCTCCTGGCGGCGGCACTACGACCGCCTGCGACTGCACACCACCCGGCGGCTGTCGGCCCTGCCCGGGCTGCCGATGCCGCGCCGGTTCGGACGCTGGGTGACCCGCGACGACGTCGTGCGGTACCTGGAGAAGTACGCCGAGCACCACGACCTGGAGATCGTCACCGGCGTCGAGGTCTCCCGCGTCGAGCCCGCGCCCGACGGCTCCGGCTGGCTGCTGCGCGCCACCGGCGGACGTGAACTGACCGGCGCCGCCGTCGTCGTGGCCACCGGCCACAACCACACCCCGCGCATTCCGCACTGGCCCGGCCGCGACACCTACACCGGCGAGTTCCTGCACGCCGGCGAGTACCGCAACCCGGCCCCGTACACCGGCCGCGACGTCCTCGTCGTCGGCATCGGCAACACCGGCGCCGAGATAGCCGTGGACCTGGTCGAGGGCGGCGCCTCCCGGGTACGGCTGGCGGTACGGACCGTGCCGCACATCGTCCGCCGCTCCACCGCCGGCTGGGCGGCCCAGTTCACCAGCATTCTCGTACGGCGGCTGCCGGTCCGCCTCGTCGACCGGCTCGCCCGGCCCATGGCGAAGCTGAGCGTGCCGGACCTGGCCGAGCAGGGCCTGCCGCGCCCCGACAGCGGGCTCTACAGCCGGGTCCGGGAAGGGGCGATCCCGGTTCTCGACGTCGGCCTCATCGACGCCGTGCGCAAGGGCCGGATAGAGATCGTGGCCGCCGTCGACGGCTTCGAGGGCGAGAAGGTCGTCCTCGCCGACGGCACCCGCGTCTCGCCGGACGTCGTCGTCGCGGCCACCGGATACGTCCGCGCCCTGGAGGACCTCGTCGGCCACCTCGGCGTCCTCGACGAGCACGGCAGACCGGTCGTCCGGGGCCGCCGCACCCCCGCCGACGCCCCCGGCCTGTACTTCACCGGCTTCACCAACCCCATCAGCGGCAACCTCCGCGAGATGGCGATCGACGCCCAGAAGATCGCCAAGGCCATCGCCGGTGACCGCGACGACCGCCGACGGGCCTCCCGGCTGCCGGTGACATAG
- the sigJ gene encoding RNA polymerase sigma factor SigJ, with protein MALTTNDVDRFEASRPRLEAIAYRLLGSASEAEDAVQETFLRWQSADVGRIEVPEAWLTKVLTNLCLNQLTSARARRETYVGQWLPEPLLAGDPMLGPADTAEQRESVSYAVLVLLERLSPNERAVYVLREAFEYRHAEIAEILDITEAASQQIFHRAKKHVAEGRARTEVDEATARRIVDEFLAAATSGRTEPLVRLLTQDSIAIGDGGGKIPARAKAFEGALAVAKFMRGLFKPSEAKRALTGGSPQIYGSFANGDPAILAVLDGRVIGVICLEVTPEGIAAFRNQVNPDKLERATRVWAAEDHGEPLLLSAF; from the coding sequence ATGGCCCTGACCACGAACGACGTCGACCGGTTCGAAGCGTCCAGGCCCCGCCTGGAGGCCATCGCCTATCGCCTGCTCGGCTCGGCGAGCGAGGCGGAGGACGCCGTGCAGGAGACGTTCCTGCGCTGGCAGTCCGCCGACGTCGGACGGATCGAGGTCCCCGAGGCGTGGCTGACCAAGGTGCTCACCAACCTGTGCCTCAACCAGCTCACTTCGGCCCGCGCGCGGCGCGAGACCTATGTGGGCCAGTGGCTGCCCGAGCCGCTGCTCGCCGGGGACCCGATGCTCGGCCCGGCCGACACCGCCGAACAGCGCGAGTCGGTGTCGTACGCCGTACTCGTCCTGCTGGAGCGGCTGTCGCCCAACGAGCGGGCGGTGTACGTGCTGCGGGAGGCCTTCGAGTACCGGCACGCGGAGATCGCCGAGATCCTCGACATCACCGAGGCGGCCAGCCAGCAGATCTTCCATCGCGCGAAGAAGCATGTCGCGGAGGGCAGGGCCCGTACCGAGGTGGACGAGGCCACCGCGCGGCGGATCGTGGACGAGTTCCTCGCGGCCGCCACCAGCGGCCGGACCGAGCCGCTCGTCCGGCTGCTCACCCAGGACTCCATCGCGATCGGCGACGGCGGCGGGAAGATCCCGGCCCGCGCGAAGGCGTTCGAGGGGGCGCTCGCGGTCGCCAAGTTCATGCGGGGTCTGTTCAAGCCGAGCGAGGCGAAGCGTGCGCTGACCGGTGGCTCGCCGCAGATCTACGGCTCGTTCGCCAACGGCGACCCGGCGATCCTGGCGGTGCTCGACGGCCGGGTCATCGGCGTCATCTGCCTGGAGGTGACGCCCGAGGGCATCGCCGCGTTCCGCAACCAGGTCAACCCCGACAAGCTCGAACGGGCGACCAGGGTCTGGGCGGCGGAGGACCACGGGGAGCCGTTGCTGCTCAGCGCGTTCTGA